A stretch of the Vigna radiata var. radiata cultivar VC1973A chromosome 9, Vradiata_ver6, whole genome shotgun sequence genome encodes the following:
- the LOC106773733 gene encoding protein XRI1 yields MDYNNNEGGAREPWDWQGENYSLDKTSDFEISEDLWNDVPQNKEDLSYMLEDETTPVKACGDLAYNVNNCDSNNMQKEDEECRETYSQAKRRRMLQFNSQDSDQSLSNEEMPLSYLQNGKEPAKDIFPEVSQWMSGTSDYTVGNASASDYVNLESTETWLAEYFNDAEMDFSPDELNFSGADDVQIDVAELSTTITPSRQESAVQMHHVPRTTRNIIIKGRKSFIHTPTKLASSVAYPFAFIKPSGAHGDVTLKEINQRIRTPAQSKSKQSGDDPSAYPKSAFSGKPVVGKTKIRTEGGKGSITIMRTKG; encoded by the exons ATGGATTATAACAACAATGAGGG TGGAGCTAGAGAGCCATGGGATTGGCAAGGGGAGAATTATAGTCTTGATAAGACTTCTGACTTTG AAATTTCAGAAGATCTGTGGAATGATGTGCCTCAAAATAAAGAAGATCTTTCCTACATGTTGGAGGATGAAACAACCCCAGTTAAGGCTTGTGGTGATTTGGCATATAATGTCAATAATTGTG ATTCAAATAATATGCAAAAGGAAGATGAGGAATGCAGAGAGACTTATTCTCAAGCTAAGAGGCGCCGGATGCTACAGTTTAACAGCCAAGATAGTGATCAGTCACTATCCAATGAAGAGATGCCTTTGTCATATCTTCAAAAT GGGAAAGAACCAGCTAAGGATATTTTTCCAGAAGTGTCACAATGGATGTCAGGCACATCAG ATTACACAGTAGGAAATGCATCTGCATCTGATTATGTGAACCTGGAATCGACCGAAACGTGGCTGGCAGAGTACTTCAATGATGCTGAGATGGATTTCAGTCCTGATGAATT GAATTTTTCTGGGGCAGATGATGTTCAAATTGATGTTGCAG AGCTTAGTACGACCATCACACCATCACGTCAAGAAAGTGCAGTTCAAATGCATCATGTTCCTCGAACCACCCGTAATATTATCATCAAAG GTAGGAAATCTTTTATACATACTCCTACCAAACTTGCCTCTTCTGTGGCATATCCATTTGCCTTCATTAAACCAAGTGGTGCCCATGGAGATGTAACTCTGAAGGAAATAAACCAGCGCATTCGGACGCCGGCACAGTCGAAATCAAAGCAAAGTGGTGATGATCCATCTGCTTACCCCAAGTCAGCCTTCTCAGGGAAGCCTGTGGTTGGTAAAACAAAAATTCGCACTGAAGGGGGAAAAGGTAGCATCACCATTATGAGAACTAAAGGTTAG